The sequence GACGTGGTGGTGCTCAACTGCACGGAGAACATGAACGACGGCAAGACGTACGCCTACTTCTCGGCCGTGCCGGGGCTGTTCGCCGGCGACGGGGAGCGGTACGACTACGTGGGCAAGACCGACGACGACACCTACTACCGGGTGGCGGCGCTGGCGGAGTCGCTGCGCGGGAAGGCGCGGCGGGACGCGTACCAGGGCTACCTGACGCCCTGCCACTGGCTGCCCGAGAAGCAGTACATGTCCGGGATGGGGTACGTTGTGTCGTGGGACGTGGCGGAGTGGATCGCCGCCACGCCGGAGCTCcgggacgaccacaacgactgggAGGACGTCAACTTCGGAGGGTGGCTGCGCAAGGGCGGGAGGTACAAGAACGTGTACAACGAGGAGCCGAGGATGTACGACTACTGGGACAGGGAGATGGCCACCGACGTCAACTGCTTCCGGCATGAGCACATCGCCGACACCGTGGCCGTGCACAAGCTCAAGGACCGCCTCAAGTGGGCGCGCACACTCCACTTCTTCAACGCCACGCAGGGGCTCAAGCCGTCTAAGCTCTATCACGTCGACTTGCAAAACGTCTACCACGTCTAGTCGGTAGTatatctctacaactattaagagtcatctgtagactgcccccgctctcCCCTACCTCCCGCGGATCCCGTCGCCCGCACGCACCCAGCCGGGATTCCCCGCCCAACGCTCGCACCCGCAACCACCCAGCCGCGATTCCAGGCCGCCCGGCAAACAACCGCCGCGCCCGCAGGCCGCCGCATCCCCCGCCGCGACGCTCCTTACGGCCGCCGCATCCCCCCGCCGCGAAACCTCCGCCGCGAAACTCCCGCCGCCCACACGCACGCCGGGCGTCGCGATGCATGCCCGCGCCAAGCACTCCCCGCCGTACACCCCCGCCGTGAagcgcgcgtcgcgccaaccaccTCCCCTTTCTTCGCAAGACCTTCTCCCAAATCCCCGACTGGGTCCCGTCTCTCCCTTGCGCGGTCGGCCGGAGCGGCGGCAATGACTCGGGGATTTCCATCGCGGCCGCCAAGCTCGGCGAGGTGTGGGACCTCCTCCGCGGTGCGCTCTTCCTGCCGCTCTTCGAGGGATTGCGGGAGGAAAGGCCTGTGTTCTGCCTCAGCGCGGAGCCACAGGACTTCGACAGGGAGGGCGGTGCCCCGGTTCCGCTGGCGAGCTGCATCGTCTCCGACGCCTGGCAGCCATCAGATCAAGCAGGGTGCGTGCGGGCGAGACTTGGGGGGCGAGCCCATCCACCCACGCCGGCCGCACCACCCCCACCCGGCGGCCTTCAAGTCTGCGTCTGCATTCTGCAGCCCAACGCCACCCGCATCGCTTGCTTTACCAGCAGTCCAGCACTGGCGCGGGCCGTCCCCGTCTGTTCCCCTCGCCGATGCGAGTTGCTCCAGCCGTCACCGTCAAGTAACGCCCCCCACCCACCCCGCGTCCAGGCTCCTTCTGGTGGAGGCCGCGGCTCACCGGGCTGGCTGCGCCCCCCACCGGCGGGAACGACAATATTGCCACACTGGACGCTTTCCTGGTGCAGCACGACATGGAGAACATCTACATGGAGCACAAACTGAACAGATGGCAATATGGCATGATCGTCATCTTGTCTCAAAATATTATGCAGTTTACTTCTCTGAAATAGGAGGCTATACTAACAGAATTACTCTGGCTATTTATTTCAGAGTACGCAGATGGCACTTAGGAAGACTTTGCAGCCGGAGAAGGCATTTCATCCTCTGGAAGAGGACTCTTGTTCTGTGACATCCTCATATCCTTTTTCTGTGTGCTATTGTTGAGCATCTCGTCATCCTCTTTTTTATGCTGTTTCATAGGCTCATAGCTATGCACCTAATATTGTAACTTTGGTATATAACCTTCTGATGTTTCACACCTACttacataagaacataatgatagATTTGAATATTCATGTTTCTTAGATGACCTTAAAATCACATACTGGTTTTACTTAATTAAGAACCAAATTCTTTGTTATTTCACAGTAAATAATGATGAACACTCCTACTCATACACTTATTTTCTGTGAACATGAAAGCATCGTCTAAACAGTCCTTTTCTGTATCCACTGAACTTACAATATTTTGTTATGCTCAATATTTTTTCAAGATGATGCCCTTTTTCATAATTATGTTTAAATTCAGAAACACATGAATTTTACAAGCATTCtgagttgcaacgcacgggcactattCTTTTTAGATGATATTTATTCAATGGTACTTTATTCTTACAATCTACTAGCACAAATAAATAAGACATTGAAACTTGACTTATGATTGGAGATAGTGGGGTTGTTCTGTCATGGATGGCACTTTTGCACTAAGTTTTGTGAGTGCGTGAGTTTATTGTAGTGTTTTTTGTGTGTATGGGCAGGCTCTGCTTTCATAGGGGCTCCTTACCCCCCTCTCATTTTCTCATATTCTTAATATAAAACTATGCAGCTCTTCTTCGTTTCAGAAAAAATACAGTTATCCATGTATTTGATGTTATATGATACAATATTCTGTGGGTTTCTTGTAATCTTGTGTTGCTATCCGTTATGCAATAGTAGAACATGAATTAACTATTTTTGTTTAGTGTATGTATTAAAATGATTGTTTTATACTATAGAGGTTTTGTAGACTCCAGCTATAGAGCTATGTTAGAGTATCAATATTTTTGTAAACTCCGATAACCCATTTTGTAGACTCTGATAACCTGATATACTTTGTAAGTTTTAGTAAATTCATGTCTATTTACTATGAATGGGGAAGTAAACAAGGTTTTCTTTCATTTTAAATGCAGGGTTATACAATCATATCTTGCAGAACTGACAATATTTTTGTGCCCTCATACCAAGAATCAGTTCCTTATATTGCTTGACAACCGGCCATGGTTGCTAGATCAGGATACAAAAACTTGCTCATCTATGGTAATTGATGGTTACTAAGGTCTGTTGTTCTTGTTGTTTTATGTAAATATATGGTAGTATCTCTTTCTTGCTTAAGTTTTACTACGCTCCCAACAAACTGATTCTTGCTATTTTTTTGCTCCAGTTAAGGTTTCCCCTCTCACCAACTCTAGGACTAGGAAAAAGAGGGATGAAACTGATTCTTGGTGTTTCGTATAATGCCTTGAACAAGTGAGCTATGCATACATTTAATTCTTATTATTGGCAGGACATCATTGTTTTCTTTTTATGGCCATTTTAGAACGGCAGGGATGTCTCGCTACAAATTCTTTTCTGTTCTTTTTCAGGTATCTTCCTCTAGAATGCTTTGACCTCAGCAAAACACCATTTATTTCATCTAAGGTAATTATATCTGGCAACTGTTCTACCTATTAATGCGCTAACTGGTGAAAGTATATTATGGTTCTCGTTCTACTCATCCAGTAGCATAGTATATTCAGTAGCATAATATATTCAGGTGTCAAAGGTAACAGGTCTCCTCGCTTTAAAAACTGGTTTTGGAATGTTTCAATTGGGAGGAGGTATCATGTGATGGTTTGGCTGTATGCAACTTTTACATAAAAACACATATATCATCTCTTGCTGACCTATAGGCCTGGGGTCATTTATGTGCCTCCTGAACTCAATCAACTTTCCACAATAATAATTTTTGAAATGTGAACTTCATCCTTATTAGCAATGGCACATTAGCTTTTCCATTCGTTTTCATGCAGGTGGATGTTTGGTCAGCTGGTGTAATTTTTTACCAAATGCTTTATGGAAGGCGTCCTTTTGGTCATGATCAGACTCAGGAGAGAATACTTTGAGAAGATACAATTATTTTGGTCACGATCAGACTCAGGAGAGAATACTTTGGGAAGATACAATTATCAATGCACGAAGAGTGGAGTTCCCCTAAAAAAGCCAGCTGTATCGAATGAGGCGAAGGTATGTTTCCAATTTTTCACATGGTGTAAATATTTGCATACTCATCACATGTATCAATCCCATCAATGCAAGAATGGAATGTGTGAGAACAGAGGAGTTTTTTCAAAAGGATTAACTGAGGACCTTGCATCGCTACATACAAACTAAAGATGGCACTTCTGGTCAGTGTTTTTAAGGCGTCGCTTAGGCGGCCAGATGCTTGAAGAATTATGGTCGCCTAGGCGTCCACGTGGCGGTCCAACGCCTTGCCTCACCTTACTGCCTTAAGAACACTGCTTCCAGTATTGCCTTCAAGCACGATCACAACCCAACGCTCGCACCCGCAACCACCCAGCCGCGATTCCAGGCCGCCCGGCAAACAACCGCCGCGCCCGCAGGCCGCCGCATCCCCCGCCGCGACGCTCCTTACGGCCGCCGCATCCCCCCGCCGCGAAACCTCCGCCGCGAAACTCCCGCCGCCCACACGCACGCCGGGCGTCGCGATGCATGCCCGCGCCAAGCACTCCCCGCCGTACACCCCCGCCGTGAagcgcgcgtcgcgccaaccaccTCCCCTTTCTTCGCAAGACCTTCTCCCAAATCCCCGACTGGGTCCCGTCTCTCCCTTGCGCGGTCGGCCGGAGCGGCGGCAATGACTCGGGGATTTCCATCGCGGCCGCCAAGCTCGGCGAGGTGTGGGACCTCCTCCGCGGTGCGCTCTTCCTGCCGCTCTTCGAGGGATTGCGGGAGGAAAGGCCTGTGTTCTGCCTCAGCGCGGAGCCACAGGACTTCGACAGGGAGGGCGGTGCCCCGGTTCCGCTGGCGAGCTGCATCGTCTCCGACGCCTGGCAGCCATCAGATCAAGCAGGGTGCGTGCGGGCGAGACTTGGGGGGCGAGCCCATCCACCCACGCCGGCCGCACCACCCCCACCCGGCGGCCTTCAAGTCTGCGTCTGCATTCTGCAGCCCAACGCCACCCGCATCGCTTGCTTTACCAGCAGTCCAGCACTGGCGCGGGCCGTCCCCGTCTGTTCCCCTCGCCGATGCGAGTTGCTCCAGCCGTCACCGTCAAGTAACGCCCCCCACCCACCCCGCGTCCAGGCTCCTTCTGGTGGAGGCCGCGGCTCACCGGGCTGGCTGCGCCCCCCACCGGCGGGAACGACAATATTGCCACACTGGACGCTTTCCTGGTGCAGCACGACATGGAGAACATCTACATGGAGCACAAACTGAACAGATGGCAATATGGCATGATCGTCATCTTGTCTCAAAATATTATGCAGTTTACTTCTCTGAAATAGGAGGCTATACTAACAGAATTACTCTGGCTATTTATTTCAGAGTACGCAGATGGCACTTAGGAAGACTTTGCAGCCGGAGAAGGCATTTCATCCTCTGGAAGAGGACTCTTGTTCTGTGACATCCTCATATCCTTTTTCTGTGTGCTATTGTTGAGCATCTCGTCATCCTCTTTTTTATGCTGTTTCATAGGCTCATAGCTATGCACCTAATATTGTAACTTTGGTATATAACCTTCTGATGTTTCACACCTACttacataagaacataatgatagATTTGAATATTCATGTTTCTTAGATGACCTTAAAATCACATACTGGTTTTACTTAATTAAGAACCAAATTCTTTGTTATTTCACAGTAAATAATGATGAACACTCCTACTCATACACTTATTTTCTGTGAACATGAAAGCATCGTCTAAACAGTCCTTTTCTGTATCCACTGAACTTACAATATTTTGTTATGCTCAATATTTTTTCAAGATGATGCCCTTTTTCATAATTATGTTTAAATTCAGAAACACATGAATTTTACAAGCATTCtgagttgcaacgcacgggcactattCTTTTTAGATGATATTTATTCAATGGTACTTTATTCTTACAATCTACTAGCACAAATAAATAAGACATTGAAACTTGACTTATGATTGGAGATAGTGGGGTTGTTCTGTCATGGATGGCACTTTTGCACTAAGTTTTGTGAGTGCGTGAGTTTATTGTAGTGTTTTTTGTGTGTATGGGCAGGCTCTGCTTTCATAGGGGCTCCTTACCCCCCTCTCATTTTCTCATATTCTTAATATAAAACTATGCAGCTCTTCTTCGTTTCAGAAAAAATACAGTTATCCATGTATTTGATGTTATATGATACAATATTCTGTGGGTTTCTTGTAATCTTGTGTTGCTATCCGTTATGCAATAGTAGAACATGAATTAACTATTTTTGTTTAGTGTATGTATTAAAATGATTGTTTTATACTATAGAGGTTTTGTAGACTCCAGCTATAGAGCTATGTTAGAGTATCAATATTTTTGTAAACTCCGATAACCCATTTTGTAGACTCTGATAACCTGATATACTTTGTAAGTTTTAGTAAATTCATGTCTATTTACTATGAATGGGGAAGTAAACAAGGTTTTCTTTCATTTTAAATGCAGGGTTATACAATCATATCTTGCAGAACTGACAATATTTTTGTGCCCTCATACCAAGAATCAGTTCCTTATATTGCTTGACAACCGGCCATGGTTGCTAGATCAGGATACAAAAACTTGCTCATCTATGGTAATTGATGGTTACTAAGGTCTGTTGTTCTTGTTGTTTTATGTAAATATATGGTAGTATCTCTTTCTTGCTTAAGTTTTACTACGCTCCCAACAAACTGATTCTTGCTATTTTTTTGCTCCAGTTAAGGTTTCCCCTCTCACCAACTCTAGGACTAGGAAAAAGAGGGATGAAACTGATTCTTGGTGTTTCGTATAATGCCTTGAACAAGTGAGCTATGCATACATTTAATTCTTATTATTGGCAGGACATCATTGTTTTCTTTTTATGGCCATTTTAGAACGGCAGGGATGTCTCGCTACAAATTCTTTTCTGTTCTTTTTCAGGTATCTTCCTCTAGAATGCTTTGACCTCAGCAAAACACCATTTATTTCATCTAAGGTAATTATATCTGGCAACTGTTCTACCTATTAATGCGCTAACTGGTGAAAGTATATTATGGTTCTCGTTCTACTCATCCAGTAGCATAGTATATTCAGTAGCATAATATATTCAGGTGTCAAAGGTAACAGGTCTCCTCGCTTTAAAAACTGGTTTTGGAATGTTTCAATTGGGAGGAGGTATCATGTGATGGTTTGGCTGTATGCAACTTTTACATAAAAACACATATATCATCTCTTGCTGACCTATAGGCCTGGGGTCATTTATGTGCCTCCTGAACTCAATCAACTTTCCACAATAATAATTTTTGAAATGTGAACTTCATCCTTATTAGCAATGGCACATTAGCTTTTCCATTCGTTTTCATGCAGGTGGATGTTTGGTCAGCTGGTGTAATTTTTTACCAAATGCTTTATGGAAGGCGTCCTTTTGGTCATGATCAGACTCAGGAGAGAATACTTTGAGAAGATACAATTATTTTGGTCACGATCAGACTCAGGAGAGAATACTTTGGGAAGATACAATTATCAATGCACGAAGAGTGGAGTTCCCCTAAAAAAGCCAGCTGTATCGAATGAGGCGAAGGTATGTTTCCAATTTTTCACATGGTGTAAATATTTGCATACTCATCACATGTATCAATCCCATCAATGCAAGAATGGAATGTGTGAGAACAGAGGAGTTTTTTCAAAAGGATTAACTGAGGACCTTGCATCGCTACATACAAACTAAAGATGGCACTTCTGGTCAGTGTTTTTAAGGCGTCGCTTAGGCGGCCAGATGCTTGAAGAATTATGGTCGCCTAGGCGTCCACGTGGCGGTCCAACGCCTTGCCTCACCTTACTGCCTTAAGAACACTGCTTCCAGTATTGCCTTCAAGCACGATCACAAACAATTTGGCATGGTAATACAAAAAAATGCATACTATTATCAACACTGTTCTTTTACTATTTCTGTACTCATGTGATTCATCATGTCATTGTAATTTCAGAACCAGTCTAGCACCTATGTTGCCACAGGAGCAGCTGGCCAACCTCTGAATTGCATGAATGAAGACAGCTCTGGTAAATCTGTTCAATCATTTATGGAAGCTGAGAATCTTTTTACTAGAGTATAAGAAAACTTCAAACATTTGTTATTCATTTGATTTGACGTTGTTTGAGTAGGCTCTAGGCTGTCAAGTGTAATGCATGTTTACTATCTCAGTAGTTTTTTGGACATGGTCACACATGGGGCTGTTGTTAGCTGCTCTTTCTGCTCTCTAGCTTTAGCCTATCCCACAATCGATGTACTCCCTCCGGTCCTGAAAAAGAAGTCACTTTAGACAAGGTTTGAGTCAAACATATAAAACTTTGACTACTGATAACcattttgttatttagttttgaaatcTAATAGTCGTATATATAGATTTACCTTAACAAGTACTTTTACAAAAGTATAAATATATTAAGAGTTTatttgtattttaacaaaaaaaaCATTGGTCAAAGCTATATTTTAGAGACCGTGTTGATGTCCTAAATGACTTGTATTTTGAAACCGGAGGGAGTATTTGTTTTTCTTTGTCCTTTTCGTGTATCGATTGATTACTGTGTCTGTACTGTTTTTTGGTATTAAAATCTTTATTTCCATTATATTATGCAAAACTGCAGTAGCTCATAACCTATATTAGTAAAATAGTGATACTGCTCTGTTAGACCTTCATGGAAACGATGGGGatgggataacttagaaaaaaccCACATATTTTTTTCATGGGAAATCTGTGACGTCAAATATGTTGGGATTTATCTGTCAAAATGTGTAGTAGGAAAAATCAATGCATTATGTCTCTAGGATTTTCTCGCTGGAAGAGAACCCAACTAACAATGGTGATTGCTTTGCTTCCATTTTCAGAAAACTAAATAACAGGCCACGCTTTGCATACCACTACCAGAGGATCAGATACGGTAACAAGGAagcattgtgttgggcacacttaAGTGTGCGTCTCAGATTATAAGCTGGCTACTCAGCAGTGTGGACTGGCAACTGGCAACCATAATGACAGAAATGGAAGGCTCCACTGGCAGTGTCCAAATCATGCATTTGGTCCAGCCAGAGTCAGGAAGCTCATTGGACATGGTGCCATCAGAGCCAGAGATTGTTCACCTGACTGCATGGGATCTCGCTCTGTTCACGGTGGGCCACATCCAGAAGGGGATCCTC is a genomic window of Zea mays cultivar B73 chromosome 5, Zm-B73-REFERENCE-NAM-5.0, whole genome shotgun sequence containing:
- the LOC100217000 gene encoding uncharacterized protein LOC100217000 translates to MKPPSSPGCTSLFLLPCILLAAVMYLVLFPDNFRLPAGMFGSSTSSSCNYNNGASAVGRLAAGGSPPTDEAVDLRLLMGIVTTPSTYERRALLRLAYSLQPRPVRAVVDVRFVMCRIEREEDRILVALEIIAHGDVVVLNCTENMNDGKTYAYFSAVPGLFAGDGERYDYVGKTDDDTYYRVAALAESLRGKARRDAYQGYLTPCHWLPEKQYMSGMGYVVSWDVAEWIAATPELRDDHNDWEDVNFGGWLRKGGRYKNVYNEEPRMYDYWDREMATDVNCFRHEHIADTVAVHKLKDRLKWARTLHFFNATQGLKPSKLYHVDLQNVYHV